From the Streptomyces nodosus genome, the window GGCGTGCCGCGCTCGGGGCCCTGCCCGATGTGGTCCTCGGGCTGCGCGAGGCCGGGCTGTCCGTGGGTCCGCTCGCGGAGCACGGAACCGGGGTCCGGCGGGGAGCCCCCCGATGAACAGGCGCCGCTCCCCCTCGGTCGGACGGCCTACGGTGTGCTCTGCACGGGGTTGACCTGGAAGGCCCCGCAGACGCGCAGCCGGTGGGGGACGAGGACGGCCTCCCGGTTGCCCGGCGGATAGACCCGCAGATAGGTCGAGGTCGCCCGGCAACGGTCGACGATGCTCGGATCGTTGGTGCGGACGGCGGCGTAGACACTCCCGGCCGGATGGACGAGCACGGTGGTCACGGAGTGCGGGCCGGCACTCGCCGCGGCTCCGATCTGCCGGTGCCGCGAGTCCAGGACGCTCACCCCCGGATAGCCGCGCAGCGCGCAGCTGCGGGCCGAGGTGTTGGTGAACCGGATCGGGTGGAAGAACGATCCCGCACCGCCCGTCACCTGACCGACGGACAGGGACAGATCGGCCGTCCGGCAGGTCGGGGCCGCCGCCTGGGCCTGTACCGCTCCGGTCCCCGAGGCCGTGGCGGCGAGGAGGGCGGCGACGACGGCCGCCCGTCTGTGGACAGGGGACATGAGGCCCGCCTCCATGACCGTCTCGCACCGGCGCTCCGCGGGGTCGCGGAGCGCGTTCGTTCCAGGTCGACGGTACGGCGCGGGCGACGGCGCGGCATCCCGACGTGCCGTCGGCGGCAGCGGGTGCCGCGATTCCCGGGCCGGTGAGGGATCCGACCCGGGAACCACCCCTAGCGCGGGGTCCTGAGATGGCCCGCCGCCCGTCGGCGGGCCATCGATGTGCGGGTGAATGCCAGGGTGAGGAAGCCGGCGACGACCGCCGCGGGGACGGCCGCGACCGTCCACCGGTGCGGGTCGTCCTCGGATCCGGCGGCCAGCAGCAGGGTCGCGGTGGCCAGGGCGACGGCCAGACCGGCGCCGAGTATGGCGGCCACGGCGTACGGGAACCGGCCCCCGGCCCCTGCGGTCCCGGGCGTGTCCTCGGTCAGGCTCGCCCAGTGGCGGGCGGCCTCCCGCTGCTCGTTCCTGCGCTGGGCCCCGGCCCGGGTGCGGAAGGCGGCCGTGAGGAAGGCACCCGTGACGGCCAGGACGGCGGACGGCCGCCATGAGTCCGCCACCAGCAGCAGGACCGCGACGACCGCGGCGGTGGCCCAGCCGGTGAGGCAGGCCGTCGCCGAGCTGCGGCGGGAGAGGGGACGGTCGGCGCCGGCCCGCAGATCGGCGACGGCCGGCAGGTACCAGACGGAGCCGGACGCGGTCACCACGCTGACGCCCAGGGCCAGGACTGCGTGCGCCACGGTCTACCTCGAGGTCTCGAGCGCGGCGATCTCGGGGTGGTGCAGGTCGAAGGCCGGGGACTCGGACCTGATCCGCGGCAGCTTCTCGAAGTTGTGCCGCGGCGGCGGGCAGGAGGTGGCCCACTCCAGGGAACGGCCGTAGCCCCAGGGGTCGTCGACCTCGACCTTCTTGCCGTACTTGGCGGTCTTCCAGACGTTGTAGAAGAACGGCAGCAGCGACAGGCCGAGCAGGAACGACCCGATCGTGGACAGGGTGTTCAGGGCGGTGAAGCCGTCGGAGGCCAGGTAGTCGGCGTACCGGCGGGGCATGCCCTCGACGCCGAGCCAGTGCTGGACCAGGAAGGTGAGGTGAAAGCCGACCGTCAGCGTCCAGAAGGTCATCTTGCCCAGGCGCTCGTCGAGCATCTTGCCGGTGAACTTGGGCCACCAGAAGTGGAATCCGGCGAACATCGCGTAGACCACCGTGCCGAAGATCGTGTAGTGGAAGTGCGCGACGACGAAGTAGGAGTCGGAGATGTGGAAGTCCAGCGGCGGTGAGGCCAGGATGACGCCGGTCAGTCCGCCGAAGACGAAGGTGACCAGGAAGCCGACGGTCCACAGCATCGGGGTCTCGAAGGACAGTGAGCCCTTCCACATGGTGCCGATCCAGTTGAAGAACTTCACCCCGGTGGGCACCGCGATCAGGAAGGTCATGAAGGAGAAGAACGGCAGCAGCACGCCGCCCGTGACATACATGTGGTGCGCCCACACCGTCACCGAGAGGCCCGCGATCGCGATCGTCGCACCGATCAGGCCCATGTAGCCGAACATCGGCTTGCGGCTGAAGACCGGGATGACCTCGGAGACGATGCCGAAGAACGGCAGCGCCAGGATGTAGACCTCCGGATGGCCGAAGAACCAGAAGAGGTGCTGCCAGAGCAGCGCCCCGCCGTTGGCCGCGTCGAATATGTGGCTGCCGAACTTGCGGTCCATCTCCAGCGCGAACAGCGCGGCGGCGAGGACGGGGAACACCAGGAGGACCAGCAGCGCGGTCAGCAGCACGTTCCAGACGAAGATCGGCATCCGGAACATCGTCATGCCGGGGGCACGCATACAGACGATGGTGGTGATGAAGTTGACCGCGCCGAGGATCGAACCGAAGCCGGACAGGGCCACGCCCATGATCCACAGGTCGGCGCCGAGGCTCGGCGAGTGGACCGCGTCGGACAGCGGGGCGTAGAGGAACCAGCCGAAGTCGGCGGCGCCACCCGGAGTGAGGAAGCCGAAGGCGGCGATCATCGAGCCGAACAGGAAGAGCCAGTAGGCCAGCATGTTCAGGCGCGGGAAGGCGACGTCGGGGGCGCCGATCTGCAGCGGCATGATCCAGTTGGCGAAGCCGGTGAACAGGGGCATCGCGAACATCAGCAGCATGATCGAGCCATGCATGGTGAACGCCTGGTTGAACTGCTCGTTCGACATGATCTGCAGGCCCGGACGGGCCAGCTCGGCGCGCATCAGCAGCGCCAGCACGCCGCCGACGATGAAGAAGACGAACGCGGTGACCAGATAGAGCGTGCCGATCTTCTTGTGGTCGGTGGTCGTCAGCCACTCCACCCACGAGGGCCTGCTCTGCGTCCGCCCGGCCGGCCCCGGTTCCTCGTGGACCACGGGGCCTGTCCGCGTGCTCTCCACGCTTGTCGCTTGCGTTGTCTGCGCCTCGTCCACCGGACGGTGTCCCTTCCCAGCTGTTCATGGAGCCGACGGGCCGGGAAGTGCCGTGAGTGCGGGAACGGACGCGGCGCTTCCCGGCCGCCGCCACATGATCGCCAAAGGGGTACCGGGTGCGGATAGGGCCGACCAGTCCCCGGGGCCGGACCGGGCGGGGGCCGAACGGCCCTCTGTGCCCCGGGGCCCCGACAGGGCGTCCGGTTTCGCCGGAAAGGGCGTTTTCGCAGGGCGGGGCGGACCGTGGGTATATCGCCAGGGGGCCGACCGCGGCACGCGGCATGAACGGCGCATCCCGCACCTTGATCACCGAACGCGTCGGTTCTCAAGGTCAACTTTAGCGTGAGGCTTCACTCCGACGGGTGAAGACGAGCGGGGCCCCGGATGCCCGAGCGCCCCGGAATTCCGCTGTCCGAGCAGGTCACAAGGGCTCCCTCAGGCAGTAGGGTCCGACTCGTTCGACCCTTTCTCGTGACCGGAAGCGGGGCAGCCATGGACCTCGAGGCCCTTCGCTCCTTCCTGGCCGTGGCCAAGCACCGGAGCATCTCCAAGGCCGCCGCCGCCCTCTATGTCACCCAGCCCACCATGAGCCAGCGGTTGCGCCGCCTGGAGGAGAGCCTCGGCTTCGCACTGTTCCGACGGGGCTGGACCGGTGTGGTGCTGACGCCCCAGGGCGCCTACTTCCTGCCGTACGCCGCCCAGCTGATGCGGGACCTGTCGAACGCCTCGGCGGTCCTCGGCAGCAAGGACGCCGCCAGGCCGCGGAGCTTCGCCGAGGTGGCCGGGCATCCGCACAAGGTCGTGTTCGGGGTGGACAACTGGCTGCCCGAGCGGGCGGTGCGGGCCGTGGTGAGCAGTGCGCTGACCGGCTACGGGGCCGACGAGTTCCGGGTCACCAGCCGCCCGGCCACCACCGTGATCGACCTGCTGGAGCTCAACCAGCTCGACGCCGGGCTCTTCTACTCCACCGAGCCGGCCCATCCGTTCCCCACGGAGGTCATCGGCACCGAGGACATGGCGCTCGTCCATCCGCCGGGGACGGCCCTGGAGGAGACCAGCGCCCCGGCACTGAAGGAGCTGCTCTCCCGCCACCGGTTCGTCCTCTTCGACAACCCGGTGCTGACCCACCATGCGCGGATCACCACCACACTGATCGAGACCTATGAGATCTCCCGTTTCCATGTGGTGGACGACTACCGGACCATGCGTGCGCTGATCCGTCTGGGCGAGTGCATCACGGTGGTTCCGGCCGGTGTCGTCCTCGACGACGCGGGACGGCACGGCTCGAACCTTTCCTTCACCCCGCTGCCCGGGCTGCTTCCGGAGATCAGCGTCATCGTGGGGGTCAGTGACGCCGGCCGGGACCACGGGGTGACCGAGGCGTTCGCCGGGTCGGTCGCCGGGTTCCTCCACGACGACCGGCCCGGATCCGGAGACGCCCGCCCCTGCGCGCATCGCCCGGTCCGGGCCGATCCCGGGTGCCTCCCGGGGCCGGGGACCTGCTGACGGGTCCCCGCGACGTCAGGCGCCGGCGGTCGCCGTGACGGCGGTGTCCTCCCGGCCGGCGCGTCCGGTCTTCCTGGGGGCCGTCTCCTGGAGGAAGGACGCGGCCCCCACACAGAGCAGCAGTCCGCCCAGCGCCAGATAGAGCACGGTGTGGATGCCGTGGTGCTGGGCCAGATATCCGGCGACGGACGGGGCGACACCGCCGCCGAAGATCTCCGCGATGCCCATGACGGTTCCCGCGGCGGCGGCCATCAGGCCGGCGGGGACGGACTCCACGGTCACGGTTCCGGCGAGCAGGGCCAGACAGCCGTTGGCGCCGAAGGCGACGAAGAACAGCAGCAGGAACAGCAGTGGCACCACCGGCCCCTGCAGGATGAAGCCGATCAGCATGCCCATCGCCATCAGCAGGGCGACGACGATCACGGGTCTGCGCCCGAACCGGTCGGAGAGGCCGGGAATGGCCAACTGCCCCGCGAAGGCGCCGAAACCGATACCGGAGGCGATGACCCCCATCTGGGAGGTCCCGATGCCCTGATGGTCGACCAGATAGCTCGGCACCATGGCACTCAGCACGAAGATGCAGGTCATCGCGCCGCACAGGGCGACGATGGCCAGCCGGATGTTCCGGTAGCGGAAGAGGTCGAGCCAGCGGGTCCCGCCCTCGGGGGTGGCGGCGACGGCTGAGGTGAAGGCCGGCAGCTGACGGGGCTCGCGAATGGTCCGCAGCACCAGATAGCCCAGGACCAGGCCGGGCAGCAGCATGATCCCGAAGACCCAGTGCCAGCTCGGCAGGACCCGCAGCAGCTGGGTGGCGATGATGGGGCCGAGACCGATGCCGAACAGGGCGAAGGTGCTCTGCTGCATCCCCATGTTCAGTCCGCGGCGCTCGGGCCGCGAGGCCTCCGCCGTCGCGGCCACCGCGGTCGGGGTGAACGCGCCCTCGGTGACCCCCATGACGATCCGCACCATCAGCAGACCGACCAGTCCGCCGACGAAACCGGTCAGCAGCGAGCAGACCGAGAAGAGGACGATCGAGCCGACCAGTATTCTGCGCCGCCCCAGCCGGTCGGAGAGACCGCCGATGAGAAGGGAGGAACACCCCCAGGCCAGCCCGAGAACACCGATGATGTTGCCCAAGTCCTGGTAGTCGAGGCCCAGTTCCTTCATCATCGAGGGAAAGAGCGGGCTGATGATCCAGCGGTCGAGGCCGACGAGGCCGAATCCCAGAGACAACAGCAGTACCGCGGAACGCTCGTAGCGGACGTCGTACTCTTTCGGTGTCATGCCGCTCTTCCTTCCCGGCCCTCATGGATCTCCGCGACCAGTTCCCTGGTGGTGAGCACCCGGCCGAAGAATGTGCCGATGGTGTTCTCGGTGGCTCTTTGCGCCTCGTCGCTGCGTGCTCCGGTGGCGTCCGAGACAAAAGCAACCTTGAAGTCGCGCATATACGCCCCGCGTGCGGTGGAGTCGCAGCAGACCTCGGTGAGGGTGCCGATGACGATCACCGTGTCCACCTGGCGAAGGCCCGATATGCTGGTGAGCACGTTCTCCAACTGTGTGTTGTGGAACGCGTCGTAGCGGTGTTTCTGGATGACGACGTCGTCGGGCTCCGGCCGCAGGTCGTCCACGACCTGCGAACCGGACGTCCCCTTGCGCAGGCCGGCGCTCAAGAGCGCCGGATTGTAGGCGGATTCCAACGGGGACACATCGAAGGCGTCCAGCAGAATATGCCTGGTGTAGACGACCGGAATCTCGGACGCCCGGCATTCGGCAATGACTTCCTGCATCGCGGGCAGCCGTCGGCGCGCCATCGGCACTTCCATCGGATACCCTTCGAGAACGAAGTCGTTCTGCATGTCGATGACGAGCAGTGCTGCGTTCTGCGGATTCACGCGCCACTTCGCGTTCAACGGGTGGTCTCCTCTTGCGTTTCGGGAAAGCGGGAGGCCCGGATCTTGACCGGAGGATTGGGCGAGAGCCTAACCGTGAAACGTGTTCCGCCAGGCATAGGAATTCTTTATACCGTCGTGGGGTGGCGGGGAGCGCCTGAGGCCGGATCAGCTGGGTGCCGGCGGGGCGGGCACAGGAGGGTCAGCGATGACGACACGGCGCATGGACGCACTGGTGATCTTCGGCGCGACCGGTGACCTGGCGAAACTCGAGACCTTTCCGGCCCTGGTGGCTCTGGTGCGGCGCGGGGTGCTCGATGTCCCCGTGGTGGGTGTGGCGAAGACGGGCTGGAGTCTGGAGCAGTTCCGTGCGTACGCGGAGGCGTCCCTCACCCTCAACGGGCTGGATCCCCGGTCGCCCGCGGCGGTCGAGTTGCTCGGTCTGCTGCGCTATGTGGACGGCGATCTCGACGAGGACGCCACCTACACGGCGATGTCCAGGGCGATGGGCGGGGGCGGGTGCGGCCTGTTCTATCTGGAGGTGCCGCCCTCGCTGTTCGGGCGGATCGCCCAGGGGATCGCCGCCGTGGGACGGGCCGGGAACGCCCGCATCATGGTCGAGAAGCCCTTCGGCCACGATCTGGAGAGCGCACGCCGGCTCGACGCCACGCTGCACAGGTCCTTTCCCGAGGACGCGATCTACCGTGTGGACCACTGGCTCGGGCTGGACCCCGTGGAGAACGTCCTCTTCGCGCGCTTCGCCAACTCGGTGCTCGAGCCGCTGCTGAACCGCACCCATGTGGAGAGCATCCAGATCACCATGGCGGAGGCCTTCGACGTCTCCGACCGGGGCCGGTTCTACGATCGCACCGGGGCCGTACGCGA encodes:
- a CDS encoding LysR family transcriptional regulator, giving the protein MDLEALRSFLAVAKHRSISKAAAALYVTQPTMSQRLRRLEESLGFALFRRGWTGVVLTPQGAYFLPYAAQLMRDLSNASAVLGSKDAARPRSFAEVAGHPHKVVFGVDNWLPERAVRAVVSSALTGYGADEFRVTSRPATTVIDLLELNQLDAGLFYSTEPAHPFPTEVIGTEDMALVHPPGTALEETSAPALKELLSRHRFVLFDNPVLTHHARITTTLIETYEISRFHVVDDYRTMRALIRLGECITVVPAGVVLDDAGRHGSNLSFTPLPGLLPEISVIVGVSDAGRDHGVTEAFAGSVAGFLHDDRPGSGDARPCAHRPVRADPGCLPGPGTC
- a CDS encoding MFS transporter; this encodes MTPKEYDVRYERSAVLLLSLGFGLVGLDRWIISPLFPSMMKELGLDYQDLGNIIGVLGLAWGCSSLLIGGLSDRLGRRRILVGSIVLFSVCSLLTGFVGGLVGLLMVRIVMGVTEGAFTPTAVAATAEASRPERRGLNMGMQQSTFALFGIGLGPIIATQLLRVLPSWHWVFGIMLLPGLVLGYLVLRTIREPRQLPAFTSAVAATPEGGTRWLDLFRYRNIRLAIVALCGAMTCIFVLSAMVPSYLVDHQGIGTSQMGVIASGIGFGAFAGQLAIPGLSDRFGRRPVIVVALLMAMGMLIGFILQGPVVPLLFLLLFFVAFGANGCLALLAGTVTVESVPAGLMAAAAGTVMGIAEIFGGGVAPSVAGYLAQHHGIHTVLYLALGGLLLCVGAASFLQETAPRKTGRAGREDTAVTATAGA
- the ctaD gene encoding aa3-type cytochrome oxidase subunit I, with translation MVHEEPGPAGRTQSRPSWVEWLTTTDHKKIGTLYLVTAFVFFIVGGVLALLMRAELARPGLQIMSNEQFNQAFTMHGSIMLLMFAMPLFTGFANWIMPLQIGAPDVAFPRLNMLAYWLFLFGSMIAAFGFLTPGGAADFGWFLYAPLSDAVHSPSLGADLWIMGVALSGFGSILGAVNFITTIVCMRAPGMTMFRMPIFVWNVLLTALLVLLVFPVLAAALFALEMDRKFGSHIFDAANGGALLWQHLFWFFGHPEVYILALPFFGIVSEVIPVFSRKPMFGYMGLIGATIAIAGLSVTVWAHHMYVTGGVLLPFFSFMTFLIAVPTGVKFFNWIGTMWKGSLSFETPMLWTVGFLVTFVFGGLTGVILASPPLDFHISDSYFVVAHFHYTIFGTVVYAMFAGFHFWWPKFTGKMLDERLGKMTFWTLTVGFHLTFLVQHWLGVEGMPRRYADYLASDGFTALNTLSTIGSFLLGLSLLPFFYNVWKTAKYGKKVEVDDPWGYGRSLEWATSCPPPRHNFEKLPRIRSESPAFDLHHPEIAALETSR
- a CDS encoding isochorismatase family protein; this encodes MNAKWRVNPQNAALLVIDMQNDFVLEGYPMEVPMARRRLPAMQEVIAECRASEIPVVYTRHILLDAFDVSPLESAYNPALLSAGLRKGTSGSQVVDDLRPEPDDVVIQKHRYDAFHNTQLENVLTSISGLRQVDTVIVIGTLTEVCCDSTARGAYMRDFKVAFVSDATGARSDEAQRATENTIGTFFGRVLTTRELVAEIHEGREGRAA
- a CDS encoding DUF4232 domain-containing protein, with product MSPVHRRAAVVAALLAATASGTGAVQAQAAAPTCRTADLSLSVGQVTGGAGSFFHPIRFTNTSARSCALRGYPGVSVLDSRHRQIGAAASAGPHSVTTVLVHPAGSVYAAVRTNDPSIVDRCRATSTYLRVYPPGNREAVLVPHRLRVCGAFQVNPVQSTP